A region from the Terriglobia bacterium genome encodes:
- a CDS encoding TetR/AcrR family transcriptional regulator produces MPIPRKNSEHSRRAILEAAAAEFSSQGIAGARIDTIAAAARVNKALLYYYFQDKETLYGAALQHTFGGLLEELVRILDTDRPVGYKILAYALTHFNYVAAHQHYRRMVQHEMMRAGTGQSRHFENLVETFFRPLLRRLSEVLESGISTGEFRRMDPLQFVQSMIATVVFYFTSVPVVRAVGGFDPLSREALDRRRKAMLEFLAGALFVNHAHAERVVQEVLENISDGETSSKLEAPKPHDRSSRRSTEMRKRKEVR; encoded by the coding sequence ATGCCCATTCCCCGCAAGAATTCGGAGCATAGCCGGCGCGCCATTTTGGAAGCGGCTGCTGCGGAATTTTCCAGCCAAGGTATCGCCGGAGCGCGGATTGACACCATTGCCGCCGCAGCCCGCGTCAACAAGGCCCTGCTCTATTACTACTTCCAGGACAAAGAGACCCTGTATGGTGCCGCCTTGCAGCACACGTTTGGCGGTCTCCTGGAAGAACTGGTCCGTATCCTCGATACCGACCGCCCGGTGGGGTACAAGATCCTGGCATACGCGCTGACGCACTTCAACTACGTTGCCGCACATCAGCATTACCGGCGAATGGTGCAGCACGAAATGATGCGCGCAGGGACGGGGCAGAGCCGCCATTTTGAGAATCTGGTGGAGACGTTCTTTCGTCCGCTGCTGCGCAGGCTCTCCGAGGTTCTCGAATCCGGAATTTCTACTGGCGAGTTCCGGCGAATGGACCCCCTTCAGTTCGTGCAATCGATGATCGCCACCGTAGTTTTTTACTTCACCTCGGTTCCGGTAGTGCGCGCGGTCGGAGGCTTCGATCCGCTTTCGCGGGAAGCACTGGATCGGCGGCGGAAAGCGATGCTCGAGTTTCTTGCGGGTGCATTGTTCGTCAACCACGCCCATGCGGAGCGCGTAGTTCAAGAAGTTCTCGAAAATATTTCCGACGGTGAGACGTCAAGCAAACTAGAAGCCCCAAAGCCTCACGACCGTTCTAGCCGCCGTTCGACAGAGATGCGCAAGAGAAAAGAGGTGCGATGA
- a CDS encoding DUF4097 family beta strand repeat-containing protein — protein sequence MRRKSILLFVVLLCSLAYADEWKREYKVGAKPELRVETNDARIEVRRGGQTIQVRVETEGYKIGPGDVHIYDHQDGDAVTVNVRTPNGPFISFHNRSVHVEVSVPPNTKLDVHSGDGSVAVSGISAPADISSGDGRIEVWDFAGPLKARTSDGSMKVSGRFDDLSLSSGDGHIDCEIQAGSRMNGRWSLRTDDGSVNIHLPQGFAADLQARTGDGHIRINLPITMKSSSSEGHRLEGMLNGGGNVLDLQTGDGSINVN from the coding sequence ATGCGGCGGAAATCGATCCTGCTGTTCGTAGTACTCCTATGCAGTCTTGCGTATGCTGACGAGTGGAAGCGCGAATATAAGGTTGGGGCGAAGCCGGAGCTTCGTGTCGAAACCAATGACGCACGGATTGAAGTGCGGCGTGGAGGGCAGACCATCCAGGTCCGGGTCGAAACCGAGGGCTACAAGATCGGCCCCGGCGATGTCCACATCTATGATCACCAGGACGGCGACGCCGTCACCGTCAATGTGCGGACGCCGAATGGCCCGTTCATCTCATTCCATAATCGCTCGGTTCACGTCGAAGTTAGTGTTCCTCCAAACACGAAGCTCGATGTCCATTCCGGCGACGGTTCGGTCGCCGTCTCTGGAATCTCCGCGCCAGCCGACATTTCGAGCGGCGACGGGCGCATCGAGGTCTGGGACTTTGCCGGCCCACTAAAGGCGAGGACGAGCGACGGCAGCATGAAAGTGTCCGGACGCTTTGACGATCTGAGCCTCTCGAGCGGCGACGGCCATATCGATTGTGAGATTCAGGCCGGATCGCGCATGAACGGGCGATGGTCGCTTCGGACCGACGACGGCAGCGTGAATATACATCTTCCCCAAGGCTTCGCCGCTGATCTCCAGGCGCGAACCGGCGATGGTCACATCCGTATCAATCTGCCAATCACGATGAAGAGTTCCAGTTCCGAAGGTCATCGGCTCGAGGGAATGTTAAACGGCGGCGGCAACGTCCTCGATCTCCAGACCGGGGATGGGTCGATCAACGTCAACTGA
- a CDS encoding UvrD-helicase domain-containing protein, with protein sequence MDLLSKLNPQQREAVETVDGPVLILAGAGSGKTRVITFRIAYLVEEMGVAPDSILAVTFTNKAASEMAERVDKLVGGRTLAKPTISTFHSFCVRALRRDINALQVNGKGFTKDFVIYDEADQQMIVKAALRRLGVDDKKVTPRSILSHISWAKNHMLNPEDVYLNSRDPNTEKVAQVYQIYKQELAKANALDFDDLLLQTVRLFKLSEPTREKYQRRYHYLLVDEYQDTNRPQYEVMKYMAGKRHNICAVGDEDQSIYSWRGTDIRNILEFEQDFPEAKIICLEQNYRSTQNILEGASAVVRNNVKRKGKNLWTERQGGSKIGYYEAPDGENEALFAADYISKYLGKRADEGQTGRAAVLYRTNSQSRLFEEALRRYGLQYHVVGGFSFYERAEIKDMISYLKLILNLDDSIALQRVVNTPARGIGKTTMDTVERIALETGKSLWGAVGEVIDRQLLPARACQALKGFRELIEDARAMAAGTYADRLSSTLTTPKAAEKPAAIEIPEVEVGDQHGFGFEGSIDFSPEALSEDATEFSPEALEEAEVAQEPRPDYLIKLDQRISRLESKIASLANEVIGIRLQGWRLVGVLHHIDGVTTAFDVPGKEVPFELRTAPPGCAHCGLKRKRIDTYVIEAPDRSAIQIGSDCVQKFLGVEAPEAFKRLSRALYELLKARKELESSERDWIAAEALANATKHSDVPAALAPNEEWRSVAEEYEQEHSYEDIEQLLDPSSTPHIIKFLIDRTGYIRQLEQEDTPESLSRIENLKELVNAAMDSRDRGETIGDFLDHAALVSDTDQYEASQQITLMTLHSAKGLEFPLVFLVGLEEGLFPHARTLLAPDDMEEERRLCYVGMTRAMDALVITRARYRRRWGTDMPEGSTPSRFLEEIPPQLMEDLGSPGGVHRERVSMYDTSSERRRFAAQGADDYTSTHYDYENEDQSGGRAPSYSRQKKPAYTGTRYNSIDNIAEFFASRGKKFSRPKIDLPEPTGKKGFQAGARVIHPKYGEGTVVRREGDGDEAKITVQFARHGMKKLVEKFAQLQKA encoded by the coding sequence ATGGATCTTCTGTCCAAACTCAACCCCCAGCAGCGCGAAGCCGTCGAGACTGTGGATGGGCCCGTACTCATCCTTGCGGGCGCTGGCTCGGGCAAAACCCGGGTAATCACTTTCCGAATTGCCTACCTGGTGGAAGAAATGGGGGTTGCGCCGGATTCCATCCTGGCCGTCACGTTCACCAACAAGGCAGCCTCGGAGATGGCCGAGCGCGTGGACAAACTCGTCGGCGGGCGCACTCTGGCGAAGCCCACGATTTCGACCTTTCACTCGTTCTGTGTGAGGGCGCTGCGGCGCGACATCAATGCGCTGCAGGTGAATGGCAAGGGCTTTACCAAGGACTTCGTCATTTACGACGAAGCCGACCAGCAGATGATCGTAAAAGCGGCGCTACGGCGGCTGGGCGTGGATGACAAGAAGGTCACGCCTCGGTCGATCCTGTCACACATCTCGTGGGCGAAGAACCACATGCTCAACCCAGAAGATGTGTATCTGAACTCGCGCGACCCGAACACGGAAAAAGTAGCGCAGGTCTACCAGATCTACAAGCAGGAACTCGCGAAGGCGAACGCGCTCGACTTCGATGATTTACTGCTGCAGACGGTGCGGCTATTCAAGCTCTCGGAGCCGACGCGCGAAAAATATCAGCGCCGCTATCACTACCTGCTCGTGGATGAGTACCAGGACACGAACCGTCCCCAGTATGAGGTCATGAAATATATGGCTGGCAAACGGCACAATATCTGCGCCGTGGGCGACGAGGACCAGTCGATCTATTCATGGCGCGGTACCGACATCCGCAACATCCTTGAATTCGAGCAGGACTTTCCCGAGGCAAAGATCATCTGCCTGGAGCAGAACTACCGCTCTACGCAGAACATCCTCGAGGGCGCGTCGGCGGTGGTCCGCAACAACGTCAAGCGCAAGGGCAAGAACCTGTGGACGGAGCGGCAGGGCGGATCGAAGATCGGTTACTACGAGGCTCCCGATGGCGAGAACGAGGCGCTGTTCGCCGCCGATTACATTTCCAAGTATCTAGGCAAGCGCGCCGACGAGGGCCAGACCGGACGCGCGGCCGTGCTCTATCGCACGAACTCGCAGTCGCGACTGTTCGAAGAGGCGCTGCGCCGTTACGGGTTGCAGTACCACGTCGTCGGTGGCTTTTCGTTCTATGAGCGCGCCGAGATCAAGGACATGATCTCGTACCTCAAACTCATCCTGAACCTCGACGACTCGATTGCCCTGCAACGCGTGGTGAATACGCCGGCGCGCGGCATCGGAAAGACGACGATGGACACGGTCGAGCGAATCGCGCTCGAGACCGGCAAGTCGCTGTGGGGGGCCGTCGGCGAGGTCATCGATCGGCAACTGTTGCCGGCGCGAGCGTGCCAGGCTTTGAAGGGCTTTCGTGAACTGATCGAAGATGCACGGGCGATGGCGGCCGGTACGTACGCAGATCGGTTAAGTTCCACGCTAACCACCCCTAAGGCTGCGGAGAAGCCCGCTGCGATTGAAATTCCAGAAGTTGAGGTAGGCGATCAGCATGGGTTTGGCTTCGAAGGTAGCATCGATTTCTCGCCCGAAGCGCTGAGCGAAGATGCGACGGAGTTCTCGCCCGAGGCGCTGGAAGAGGCTGAAGTCGCCCAAGAACCTCGCCCCGATTACCTCATCAAGCTAGACCAGAGAATTTCCCGGCTCGAAAGCAAGATTGCATCATTGGCCAACGAGGTGATCGGCATTCGCCTGCAGGGCTGGAGGCTGGTCGGGGTTCTCCATCATATCGACGGTGTCACTACTGCTTTTGACGTTCCGGGAAAGGAGGTCCCGTTCGAACTTCGAACGGCACCGCCCGGGTGCGCTCATTGCGGGTTGAAGCGCAAACGAATTGACACCTATGTGATCGAGGCTCCGGACCGAAGCGCGATTCAAATCGGGAGTGACTGCGTTCAAAAGTTTCTGGGAGTCGAAGCTCCTGAGGCGTTCAAGCGGCTTTCGCGGGCCTTGTACGAGCTGCTTAAGGCACGGAAGGAACTTGAATCGAGCGAACGCGATTGGATCGCGGCAGAAGCCCTGGCAAACGCCACGAAGCATTCGGATGTACCTGCAGCTCTGGCACCCAACGAAGAATGGCGAAGTGTAGCAGAGGAGTACGAACAAGAGCACTCATACGAAGATATTGAGCAGTTGCTCGATCCTTCCAGTACCCCTCACATCATCAAGTTCCTCATTGATCGCACTGGCTACATCCGACAGCTTGAACAGGAGGACACGCCGGAGTCCCTGTCGCGCATTGAAAACCTGAAGGAACTCGTGAACGCCGCTATGGATTCGCGCGACCGCGGCGAGACCATCGGCGACTTCCTCGACCACGCGGCGCTGGTCAGCGACACCGACCAGTACGAGGCCTCACAGCAGATCACACTGATGACCTTGCATTCTGCCAAGGGACTGGAGTTTCCTCTGGTGTTCCTCGTCGGATTAGAAGAAGGTTTGTTCCCGCACGCGCGTACGTTGCTCGCGCCCGACGACATGGAAGAGGAGCGGCGGTTGTGCTATGTCGGCATGACACGCGCGATGGATGCGCTGGTCATTACGAGGGCGCGCTATCGCCGGCGCTGGGGCACCGATATGCCGGAGGGTTCGACGCCATCGCGATTCCTTGAGGAAATTCCGCCGCAACTGATGGAAGACCTCGGCTCTCCAGGCGGAGTGCATCGCGAGCGCGTCAGCATGTACGACACGTCATCGGAGCGCCGGCGCTTTGCCGCCCAAGGCGCGGACGACTACACCTCGACACATTACGACTACGAGAACGAAGACCAGTCGGGCGGACGCGCGCCTTCATACTCGCGGCAGAAGAAACCCGCGTACACGGGAACCCGCTACAACTCCATCGACAATATCGCCGAGTTCTTCGCATCGCGCGGAAAGAAGTTCTCGAGGCCAAAAATCGATCTGCCGGAGCCGACGGGGAAGAAGGGCTTCCAGGCCGGTGCCCGCGTGATTCACCCGAAGTATGGTGAGGGCACGGTGGTTCGCCGAGAAGGCGATGGCGACGAAGCCAAGATCACCGTTCAATTCGCCCGCCACGGTATGAAAAAGCTGGTGGAGAAGTTTGCCCAACTGCAAAAAGCCTGA
- a CDS encoding SDR family oxidoreductase, which translates to MQNHKRVVLITAASQGIGRAIATHLAKTWTVVLLARSESIEKIGADLGGLGVRGSVTEGADLKRMVDAALERFGRIDGVVNNTGHPAKGDPLALSDTEWQQGYELILGSVIRLARLVTPVMIRQKRGAFVNISSYAAKQPDALRPVSSVFRAALSAWTRVHAEAGAPHGIRANSILPGFVDSYPIGQKITETIPMGRIGRLEELAKAVAFLLSDDASYITGQNLLLDGGMVRGI; encoded by the coding sequence ATGCAAAACCACAAACGCGTAGTTCTCATCACCGCCGCCAGCCAGGGCATTGGGCGCGCGATTGCTACCCACCTTGCGAAGACGTGGACCGTGGTTCTGTTGGCACGGTCGGAATCTATCGAAAAGATTGGCGCGGATCTCGGTGGCTTGGGCGTGCGCGGCTCGGTGACCGAGGGGGCCGATCTCAAGCGCATGGTCGATGCGGCGCTTGAACGTTTCGGGCGCATTGATGGCGTGGTAAACAACACAGGCCACCCCGCGAAGGGCGATCCTCTCGCCCTCAGCGATACCGAGTGGCAGCAAGGCTATGAGTTGATTCTCGGGAGCGTCATTCGCCTGGCGCGGCTAGTCACACCGGTGATGATTCGGCAGAAGCGCGGGGCTTTCGTGAACATCTCCAGCTACGCGGCAAAACAGCCCGACGCGCTGCGACCGGTTTCGAGCGTCTTCCGGGCAGCACTTTCGGCATGGACGCGGGTGCATGCCGAGGCCGGTGCCCCGCATGGAATCCGCGCGAACTCGATCTTGCCCGGATTCGTAGACTCTTACCCGATCGGACAGAAGATCACCGAAACGATTCCAATGGGGCGAATCGGGCGGCTCGAAGAACTCGCAAAAGCAGTAGCCTTCCTGCTCTCAGACGACGCTTCTTACATCACCGGTCAGAACCTGCTTCTGGACGGTGGCATGGTGCGGGGTATCTGA
- a CDS encoding DUF971 domain-containing protein: protein MTAEPKSVRVHKTSGNSMDIEWKDGHRSSYTFVFLRNACPCALCDDERAKEERQPGDPPKPVAGALPLFKALARPTEVEPVGKYAIRFTWNDNHQHGIYSWEYLREICPCEECKMLRESTGGLADDMHAHDEKKRVQ, encoded by the coding sequence ATGACTGCCGAACCTAAGTCCGTCAGAGTCCACAAGACCTCCGGCAACAGCATGGATATCGAGTGGAAGGACGGCCACCGCTCCAGCTATACATTCGTGTTCCTGCGCAATGCCTGTCCCTGCGCGCTGTGCGACGATGAGCGCGCCAAAGAGGAACGCCAACCGGGCGATCCGCCGAAACCCGTTGCAGGCGCGCTGCCGCTGTTCAAAGCACTGGCTCGACCCACCGAGGTCGAACCCGTCGGCAAGTACGCCATACGCTTCACCTGGAACGACAACCACCAGCACGGCATCTACTCGTGGGAATACCTTCGCGAAATCTGTCCGTGCGAGGAATGCAAGATGCTGCGTGAATCGACCGGCGGCCTCGCGGACGACATGCATGCGCACGACGAAAAGAAGCGGGTGCAGTAG
- a CDS encoding peptidoglycan DD-metalloendopeptidase family protein: protein MRKFIFSLFVVAVLVVAVWLIRSPKPELEMSPVSMIGKSTPVSVRVRAKKGVSKIVATVEQNGAQYQVWTLPQPSPSNDSTFTFPVGTGTVSQLKDGKAQLTVEATANGPLHRTAKWQGEVNVITHPPIVTADSDQHYLYIGMADLATFTVSGNYSEAGVRVGDWTFRAWPMPGGKPGMFALYAFPWNAPASATPVVYAAAAPGIESTSPLVVQFPKKEQPRYTAHDLQLSDQFIAKVVNEIDPNGSGDMVERFVKINKEMRIANNKTLSDLQYKTADHFLWSQPFQRQPGAATEAHFADKRSYIYKGKKIDEEVHLGYDLASTQHVGVQAANDGKVIYAAPLGIYGNCIVLDHGYGLQTVYGHLSQINVHVGDMVKRGEVMGLSGMTGMAGGDHIHYSMLLDGVQIDPKEFWDPHWIQDHIAKRVPLQ from the coding sequence GTGCGCAAATTCATTTTTTCTCTCTTCGTCGTCGCCGTCCTCGTGGTTGCCGTCTGGTTGATTCGCTCTCCAAAGCCTGAACTTGAAATGTCGCCTGTTTCTATGATCGGCAAGTCGACGCCCGTCAGCGTTCGCGTGCGCGCGAAAAAGGGCGTTAGTAAGATCGTCGCCACGGTCGAGCAAAACGGTGCGCAATACCAGGTATGGACGTTACCGCAGCCTTCACCGTCGAACGATTCGACGTTCACCTTTCCGGTCGGCACGGGAACAGTGTCGCAATTGAAGGACGGCAAGGCGCAGTTGACGGTCGAAGCGACCGCAAATGGTCCGTTGCATCGGACCGCGAAGTGGCAGGGCGAAGTTAACGTCATTACGCACCCGCCCATTGTGACCGCCGACTCCGACCAGCACTATCTCTATATCGGCATGGCCGACCTCGCAACCTTCACGGTCTCCGGCAACTATAGTGAAGCAGGCGTTCGCGTCGGTGACTGGACCTTCCGCGCGTGGCCCATGCCGGGAGGGAAGCCGGGAATGTTCGCGCTTTATGCATTCCCGTGGAACGCTCCGGCGAGCGCGACGCCCGTCGTGTATGCCGCCGCCGCACCGGGGATCGAATCGACGAGTCCGCTGGTCGTGCAGTTTCCGAAGAAGGAGCAGCCGCGCTACACCGCGCATGATCTCCAACTTAGCGATCAGTTCATCGCGAAGGTTGTGAACGAAATCGACCCGAACGGCTCCGGCGACATGGTCGAGCGCTTCGTGAAGATCAACAAAGAAATGCGCATCGCCAACAACAAGACGCTTTCCGATCTGCAATACAAGACAGCAGATCACTTCCTCTGGTCACAACCGTTCCAGCGCCAGCCCGGCGCCGCCACCGAAGCGCATTTTGCCGATAAGCGCAGCTACATCTACAAAGGCAAGAAGATCGACGAGGAAGTGCACCTCGGCTACGATCTCGCGTCGACGCAACATGTGGGCGTGCAGGCCGCCAACGACGGCAAGGTGATCTATGCCGCCCCGCTTGGAATCTATGGCAACTGCATCGTGCTCGATCACGGCTATGGGCTACAGACCGTCTACGGCCACCTCAGCCAGATCAACGTGCATGTCGGCGATATGGTGAAGCGCGGCGAAGTGATGGGCCTGAGCGGAATGACCGGCATGGCCGGCGGCGACCACATCCACTACAGCATGCTGCTCGACGGAGTGCAGATCGATCCGAAAGAGTTCTGGGATCCGCATTGGATCCAGGATCATATTGCCAAGCGGGTGCCGTTGCAGTAG
- a CDS encoding TonB family protein: MATTQNPPEVPRPDPMPPDPPGHDRHSEAAEFTPVLLMQLQDDLARSRLREAFWISVVVHLLAIMTIVLGPKFVPKWANWGKPVRLISAEELLKDKDATFLALPKDEQKVVRPPKDSKYISDKDRIATSRVPQLDKKALEMLRNAQRPGTPAPPTPPSPQGQQQALNSPPPAAGGAPNHSAPPPLEARNNGPTLDSPAGRPGPNPFKMPMSAGANINEAARATSRLGGGGGGGADLGFGGGGAGHLGNIDILSDTQGVDFGPYLERVLQSVRANWYNLIPEEARSPLLKRGQVKIQFVITKDGKVAGMQLVGPSGDIALDRAAWGGITASNPFPPLPNEFHGPYLALRFHFFYNPAKGDLMQ; this comes from the coding sequence ATGGCAACCACGCAGAACCCACCGGAAGTCCCGCGGCCTGACCCCATGCCGCCCGATCCTCCCGGGCATGACCGGCACTCGGAAGCCGCCGAGTTTACGCCCGTCCTCCTGATGCAATTGCAGGATGACCTGGCTCGCTCGCGTCTGCGTGAGGCCTTCTGGATCTCCGTTGTCGTCCACCTTCTGGCCATCATGACTATCGTTCTCGGCCCAAAATTCGTTCCCAAGTGGGCGAATTGGGGGAAGCCGGTGCGGTTGATCAGCGCCGAGGAACTCCTGAAGGATAAGGATGCGACATTCCTCGCGCTGCCGAAGGACGAGCAGAAGGTTGTTCGTCCGCCGAAGGACAGCAAGTACATCTCCGACAAGGACCGTATTGCGACCTCGCGCGTCCCGCAGTTGGATAAGAAAGCGCTGGAAATGTTGCGCAACGCGCAGCGACCGGGAACGCCCGCACCGCCAACTCCTCCCTCGCCGCAGGGTCAGCAGCAGGCGCTGAATTCTCCGCCGCCCGCCGCCGGTGGCGCGCCGAACCATTCGGCACCTCCGCCGTTAGAGGCCAGGAACAATGGTCCGACACTCGACAGCCCGGCAGGACGGCCCGGTCCCAACCCATTCAAGATGCCCATGTCGGCGGGCGCGAATATTAATGAAGCAGCGCGCGCGACCTCACGGCTCGGTGGTGGTGGCGGTGGCGGTGCCGACCTCGGCTTCGGAGGCGGTGGCGCAGGACATCTCGGCAACATTGACATCCTCAGCGACACGCAAGGGGTGGACTTCGGGCCATATCTCGAGCGCGTTCTTCAGTCCGTCCGCGCGAACTGGTACAACCTGATACCCGAAGAAGCGCGGTCGCCGCTACTGAAGCGCGGTCAGGTGAAGATCCAATTCGTCATTACCAAGGATGGTAAAGTCGCGGGCATGCAACTGGTCGGCCCTTCCGGCGACATCGCGCTCGACCGCGCCGCATGGGGCGGCATCACCGCGTCGAATCCCTTTCCACCGCTGCCCAACGAATTCCACGGACCGTACCTGGCACTTCGGTTCCATTTCTTCTACAACCCTGCGAAGGGCGACCTGATGCAGTAA
- a CDS encoding Gfo/Idh/MocA family oxidoreductase — protein MPDPTTIRVAVVGVGSFGRNHARVYADLQKNPVPGLNVELAAIVDEDKSRAGEVAKEFGATVFPSVEEMLKWAKVQAVSVAVPTSAHLKIAEKLLEGGVDVLIEKPLAANMFEADDLVRIANRSHRIVQVGHLERFNPAVRAVLPLVTKPMFFEVHRLSIFTPRSLDVDVVLDLMIHDIDVVLSLVNSPVKEIRAVGLPVLTNKVDIANVRLEFHSGAIANFTASRVSTERVRKLRFFQPHEYISIDYSRRDIFRLSVKPAKNPIVDSATGFAMPDILPSKPQVVDEEPLRAELRSFLETVRDRSTPVVTLDDGRRALSVALDILKAIQEHSRRTGLDALNPVPVTPK, from the coding sequence GTGCCCGATCCCACTACTATTCGCGTTGCCGTCGTCGGTGTCGGCTCTTTCGGACGCAATCATGCCCGCGTCTATGCCGATCTCCAGAAGAATCCTGTTCCCGGCCTGAACGTTGAACTCGCCGCGATTGTCGATGAAGACAAGTCGCGCGCCGGCGAAGTCGCCAAGGAATTCGGCGCGACCGTTTTCCCCAGCGTCGAAGAGATGCTGAAGTGGGCGAAGGTGCAGGCCGTTTCGGTCGCTGTACCCACCAGCGCTCACCTCAAAATCGCCGAAAAACTTCTTGAAGGCGGCGTCGACGTCCTGATTGAGAAACCGCTCGCGGCGAACATGTTTGAGGCTGACGACCTGGTGCGGATCGCCAATCGCAGCCATCGCATCGTGCAGGTCGGACATCTCGAGCGCTTCAATCCAGCAGTCCGCGCCGTGCTGCCATTGGTGACCAAGCCCATGTTCTTCGAGGTTCATCGGCTGAGCATCTTCACGCCACGTTCGCTCGATGTCGATGTCGTCCTCGACCTGATGATCCACGATATCGACGTGGTTCTGTCTCTGGTGAACTCTCCGGTGAAGGAGATCCGCGCGGTCGGTCTCCCGGTGCTCACGAACAAAGTGGACATCGCCAATGTCCGGCTCGAGTTCCATTCAGGCGCAATCGCCAATTTCACCGCCAGCCGAGTTTCGACTGAGCGCGTTCGCAAGCTACGTTTCTTCCAGCCCCACGAATACATCTCGATCGACTATTCCCGCCGCGACATCTTCCGCCTCTCCGTCAAGCCTGCGAAGAACCCTATCGTCGATAGCGCAACCGGCTTCGCGATGCCGGACATTCTCCCATCGAAACCACAAGTTGTAGACGAGGAGCCTCTTCGCGCCGAACTCCGCAGCTTCCTGGAGACCGTGCGCGACCGAAGCACTCCTGTAGTGACCCTGGATGACGGCCGTCGCGCGCTATCGGTTGCGCTCGACATCCTGAAGGCGATTCAGGAGCACAGCCGGCGCACCGGTCTGGACGCTCTCAACCCTGTTCCGGTCACTCCCAAGTAG
- the lpxI gene encoding UDP-2,3-diacylglucosamine diphosphatase LpxI (LpxI, functionally equivalent to LpxH, replaces it in LPS biosynthesis in a minority of bacteria.), with translation MPDKLGLIAGNGRFPFLILEAAKSRGYEVVVAAIKEETFPEIEQHGAASVHWMSLGELSKLIQTFQREGVKTAVMAGQVKHKQIFSAIRPDWKLAKLLLSLPTRNTDSLIGGIAKILEEEGIHLMSSTELLEPLLAREGVLTKRQLSEQERANVAYGRSVAQHLAKFDIGQTVVIAESACVAVEAMEGTDATILRAGELMKTLHGEASTLSRALTVVKVAKPNQDMRFDVPVVGLPTIETMKKARATCLALDAGRCLILDGDAIIHAAEEAGIAIIADKS, from the coding sequence ATGCCCGACAAACTCGGCCTCATTGCCGGCAACGGTCGTTTCCCCTTCCTCATTCTTGAGGCGGCGAAGTCGCGCGGATATGAAGTGGTCGTTGCGGCCATCAAGGAAGAAACCTTTCCGGAAATTGAGCAGCACGGCGCTGCATCCGTTCACTGGATGTCGCTTGGGGAGCTTTCGAAGCTCATTCAGACCTTCCAGCGCGAGGGCGTGAAAACCGCCGTAATGGCTGGTCAAGTCAAGCACAAGCAGATTTTCAGCGCTATACGTCCTGACTGGAAGCTCGCGAAACTGTTGCTCTCGCTGCCTACACGCAATACCGACTCGCTCATCGGCGGCATCGCGAAGATTCTCGAGGAAGAAGGCATCCACCTGATGAGTTCCACGGAGTTGCTGGAGCCTCTGCTCGCACGCGAAGGAGTGCTGACGAAGCGCCAACTGTCGGAGCAGGAACGCGCGAACGTTGCTTACGGCCGCTCGGTCGCACAACATCTCGCGAAATTCGATATCGGCCAGACGGTGGTAATCGCCGAATCCGCGTGCGTCGCCGTGGAAGCGATGGAGGGCACCGACGCAACGATCTTGCGCGCTGGTGAGTTGATGAAGACGTTGCACGGCGAGGCCTCAACCCTGAGCCGCGCGCTGACCGTCGTCAAAGTCGCGAAGCCTAACCAGGATATGCGGTTCGATGTGCCCGTGGTCGGCCTGCCTACGATCGAGACGATGAAGAAAGCCCGGGCCACCTGCCTTGCGCTCGATGCCGGCCGCTGCCTGATCCTGGATGGCGATGCCATTATTCATGCTGCCGAGGAAGCCGGGATCGCGATCATCGCTGACAAATCCTAG
- the fabZ gene encoding 3-hydroxyacyl-ACP dehydratase FabZ — MSDSVQSVAENSVLADKTSLDIGEILNILPHRYPFLLIDRVVEIERKKRIVAIKNVTVNEPFFTGHFPNYPIMPGVLIVEAIAQSGGALLLTEVPDREGKLMVFTGIERAKFRRPVLPGDQIRIEVEVIIWRTSAVKMQGKAFVDGKLACEAVVTCQLVPRTSKTEPAVKD; from the coding sequence ATGAGCGATTCCGTACAATCCGTAGCCGAAAACAGCGTTCTGGCGGACAAGACCAGCCTCGATATCGGCGAGATTCTCAACATCCTGCCGCACCGCTATCCGTTTCTGCTGATCGACCGAGTGGTCGAGATCGAGCGCAAGAAGCGCATTGTCGCCATCAAGAACGTCACCGTCAACGAACCGTTCTTCACCGGACACTTCCCGAACTACCCGATCATGCCCGGCGTGCTGATCGTCGAAGCAATCGCGCAGTCGGGCGGTGCGCTGCTGCTGACCGAAGTCCCCGATCGCGAAGGCAAGCTGATGGTCTTCACCGGAATCGAGCGCGCGAAGTTTCGCCGTCCGGTGCTGCCTGGCGACCAGATTCGGATCGAAGTTGAAGTGATCATCTGGCGCACGTCGGCGGTGAAGATGCAGGGCAAGGCGTTCGTGGACGGCAAGCTCGCCTGCGAAGCTGTCGTCACCTGCCAACTCGTACCGCGAACCAGTAAAACTGAACCCGCCGTAAAGGATTAA